The Apium graveolens cultivar Ventura chromosome 3, ASM990537v1, whole genome shotgun sequence sequence AATGGTCACTGGCAACATCAAAGCAATTTTCTGATTTTCAAAGCCTTAGGGGTGGAGAGCTGAAAAGAAGATGCATACCTGAGAGCATAACCAGGATACAATGGAAACATCACTTCTCTGCAGTGCTACGGTGAAAGCGTCTTCATACTTCTGTTCAGAAACCAATCCCAGTAGTTCCCTTGTAGGATCCAATGTCCCTTCAATCTAATAAATGATTGAAATGGTTTAGCTAACACTATTTAGTTACTTAAATAATTTTTCTTGCTTGCTTTGTAAGACTCAGTAATGATACAAAGATAGCACAAACCTCGCCTCGAAGACCACCAATAGCTCCATTACTCTGTTGTCTGACCAACGGATTTGCAGAATTGGCACTAGCTCCTGCAACAGCAAGAGCTAGCAACTTTCTTTGACCGTCAACCAGTTCGGTACTAAGAGTTTGAGTCACAGACGACGCTGAATTGATAATCTCCTGCCAATCACAGAACAAAGTAATAATTAGCAAGTATGATCAATCCACTAATATAACTTTTGAAAACATTTAAAACACCAACACATTAATTGTTTAATTACAGGTTTATGATTGACATATGGATATCGGAAAAATAAGCTCGAAAAAAAATATAAGATGACACAGAAGGGGAGCACAAAGCTAACCCTTAAAGCAAGCGCCAAGGGTGAATGTGAGGATTCAAACTGGTGCTGAGCTGCACTTGTATGCTCAGCCATCCCCCTTTGGAAAGTAGTATCAACTTGTTCAAACATAGCCTTGCACGACACCTCAAATGAAGGGACCACAGAAGTTTCCAAGCTAGATTTCAATGCTTCCTGCATAGAAAACTTAATCACTAAGATTCATGCCATCTAAATAGAGAAATATAGAGTTTAAAGAAAGAAAAATGAAGGAAACActttatgttttaattagattagTTGGACAACTAATCCCAAATTACTGACCCGTAAACATAACTTAGACATGTTCAAAGCTTGCTTAGCAGTGTTATCTTATTAAATCACGAATAAAATTGTACCAGCTGATAGATATACCTCACTAAAATTTCCACTTGACCCTAAACACTTCTAGTTTtgttttttcttttctaatgcatttGGGCTAATGCAAACCTGAAGAATTTGTTTGCCAGAAGTCTGAAACTGTGCTTGGATGTGCCTAGCAACAGTAGCTTCAAGTCTAGAGTTGACAGACTTCTCCAGTTGGTTCACTGCTTTGTCGCCTACCCCTCTCTGCACCATATAATATATAAGAAGCAGTTATCATCATTTAAAAAAAAGCAAAACCATTTGTAAGCTGTGTAAAGTTCAAGTCATCAAATGAACCTGGAAAGCCTCTGGGATGGCCGTGGATACTGCTTTCTCAATAGCAGGAATCAACGTGCGGGATACAGCTGGCCCTACTGCGGCTATTTCCTTTTTCACCAATTTCTCCAAAACTGCTGGTAAGTCCTTTGTCAAAGAGTTTGTTACCAAATTCAGTATTTGCTGTGTCCGCTCACGCAATAACTTCTCCTGTTTAGCGTTCTCCTCCTGAAACCGAGCCCACAGAGCATCTGAATTAGCCTTAACAGCTTTCTCCATACTCTTTCCCAGGGCAGTTTCAACTCTCCTGCCTTCTTTGTTAACCGGTACAGCAACCATCACTGACATTTGCTTTTGCAATTCTTTTTGCATATTTAGAAGCTGCAAGAAATAACAAATTTCACATATAAGATACAATCCAAATAGAATACATGGAGAGAATcgtaattttttttcttttcagcAAGTTCCAAAGAATACAGAATCACAGGATCAGATGTATCCTTTAACACATACATACCTTCAATACGAGGTAATTTACACgacaaaaaattataaaactctGAAGCAGAAGAAAGATGCAGAACTATGCCATTACATggaatattttttaatattatagatCATGTAATTCGATCTTAATTACTGAATTTACCCCAACAGAGAAAAAAAATCTACATGTGCTTAAAGCCTTTACCCTTGAGGTTCATAAGCGAAAAGGCCATTAGTGTTTGCACTGGCGAAGGCAGAATAATATTTCGGGGGGAGCCAAAATAcaaaattaagaaaaatataaaaaattcagaaaatttaCCTTGAAGATATTTTGGACAATATTGCAGTATCAGTTTCCTTTATAATATGACCCCTTTAAATTAATACAGTATAAGATGATTAACTTTCTATGGTGATAAAAAGTCTTGGTAATAAAAATTACTCATTCTTATCTAATATTAAAGATGACACTGATATATAGAATAAATTTATATCCATCTAAAATAGTGTCTTTATATGGTCAATGAATAAATACATTTGAAGTAATTTCATAGAAATACATAATTTGAAATTGGTAATACATTTTTCCtattcataattttttgaagGACATGACACACCTAAGGATAAATCTACTAATTCTTAAAAATATGTAAGAACTATAAAAAATAAATTGATGTAACATAGcataaaaaataaaaagaatgaagATGAAGTTATAAAAACTTGTTCCTTTTTGTATAAGCTTTTTAATTTCCGGATTGAGAAAGGAGGTGCTGATGAATGAGTAAGAATGGGAGCTAATTGATTTTTTGATTAACTGTGTATTATAAGTTTTTACTTAATATGTTGGTGCTAGGCTGCCACTATTTGAAAAAAGCACTAGTAAAATTTGAGCACCCGCGGCCACACATGTTGGTCACAATACAGCTCCGCCTCTGAGTGTCTGTGACTAACGATTTTCAAATCGTTGCCTCTGTGTTACGCGTACCAACTAATACTTCAATTCGGTTAGTACTATAATAGGTGCAGTACAAAAACCtaaatttacatttttaaataTGAAACCAAGACACCAGCAGAATAATAGTTCTTTTTTCTCTAGAAGTAACCTGCAATCCCAAAAGGTACTATAGAGCCACTACAAAAGTATATTGAACATGACAAATATATTTATCCTTGAGCACGTTATTGTAGATAAAAAGAGGAACTGACACCCAGAAAGAATAAGTTAAGAACAATAACAAATCAAGGATACTGAATCAAGCACAATTACAATGTAGAAAAATTATCCCATCAAGAAAACCACCCGACTTTACGAAACAAACACTAAATGAATCAAGACGTTGAAAGTTGAACAATAAAGTTGCAACAATGTTAATAATGCATCTATACTGGATAATAACAGTGTATAAGGAGTAAGTAGCATGTGCAAAGATGGAGCCTGCACCTGATTTATTGTCTCCTGCATGGTTTGAAGTTGGGAAAATGCAGCGTCGACGGATGGCACACTCGAGCTAACAGCTGGTTCATGATAAGAATCTGTTGAATTAGAAACACTTGGTGACGGAGATATCGAAATTGATCCTTGAGCATTTTTTGTTTTCTGCTTTTTTCCTTTTGTAGTCTGTGAAGAAGATGCCGATGCAGGCACAGATGACTCTACAACCTTACCAGAGCTATCTTTTAGAGAGTCTTGAACTTCTTCCTGGTTATTTAATAATTGATCCATTGAATCAGATTCTCTGCCACCGTCAACTTGTCTAGATTCTTCCATAACATAGGCCTCAAGTGGCAGGGTGTGGGATTCTCTTGCCATCTCAATACCAAGATCGGCGGCTTGAGAATAAAATGATTTCTCCCTCCTATCTGAGGCAAATCCATGGAGCTCTCCTGGAGAGGCAAGTTCTTCATTTTGACTAAATTGTGACTCACCGACAACCTTAACTTCAACTTCGACATTATGTGGATCATTATTGACAACCGCGTCCTGAATATTTGGCTCTCCCTCTCCCTTGTGCTCTGTATAATTTGTTTCTGAAGATGAGGTTGCCCTTAATATCTCAGAAGGGGTTACAAGATGGGTAGGGTGCTTGAACATGATGGGATGATTAAGAACAGTTGAAGTATCTTCCTGTAGAACTTTCTTCACATCCTTCTTGGGATCATCTATGGTGGAATCAGAAAAATTCCTATGAACAGTATCCAATTGTCTGTCAACTGAGTATTCAGCAATATTTTGATCTCCGCTGAAGTCACTGAGCTGAGAACCTGGCTCAAAGTTGCTTGATGGACTTCTGAAACCAGAGAGCTTCCGTGACAACCTAGGGCTCAGAGGAATTGGTGGTGATGAAACAGAGGCAATATCACTATCACTGTTCACCGCCGGCAAAGAGAGAGGTCCAGATTCCGCACTTAACATAGCAACTTCGTGTGAAGTAGTTACCTGTGCAGAAGGGGAAGTTAAGGGATTTCTAGCTGTAGGTGTCACACTCTGGGAGCTAATTTCATGTACCGTCGGTCTGGCTTGAGGACTAGCAAAAAGAGTCTCAGAAGGTTTACTTCCACTAGGCTCAAAATGAGTCAATCCAGCAGTACTAGTTACATCACGTGACACACTAGAATCTGACCTGTCAAGTACATTCTCTAGTGGGGGTGGTAAGCACTGAGACAAGTCTAGCGCATACTGTTGGATGGCTTGTGTCTGGACACAGTAAACCTGCACAACTTGGTCACCATGGGGTAACAGATCACTCGTCCCAGTGAAGCTCAAAATTGGCATTGTAACAGTAAACTCTGCAATATAATCCATACGGGTTGCTGCTGGATTAGGACCATATTCCAAGTGTACTGCATAGATAGCATTTTTTTTGGCATTTGCCAACAACAGAAGACCTGCTTGTGACAAAGCCACGACTTGATTGAAAAACACATCTTCCGCCCTAGGTGCAGCAGAGCTCCTCAACTCCAAAGTCTGGGTGCACTGCCACGAATCAGTATCACTAGGAAGCAGCCACCCTTCTTCACTTGTAGAGGTCCATATTTTCACTTCACGATTCAGAGGACCCTAATTAATATAATAAATGTCAAACCAGGAATTATATATGAATACAATACAAGAAAAACCTAGGGATTAAATAGAAGCATATATTTAAATTATCAAAATTACGAAGTTCGAATTAACATCAAATTTTTCATGGGCATAACTGAGAAAATGATCTACTCTATAAAAAATGTgaaaagagaaaataaaatggCATAGTGAAGAACTGAAGATTCATTCACATAACcattgaagaaatgaaatgacCTACAAGTTTATTGGTTTGGTAGCCTATGTAAAAAAGAATTATAATTGCCAATACATACCCCAGTAATGAGTATAATGTGATCTGGGCGATGAGGAGAAGTCAAAAAGGTAGCTGAATTAACAGGCAAACCATCATGTGGCCTCAGTACTGCAATGGGGTGCGACTTACGGTCTTCCCAAACTTTTATCTGCATATAATGAAACGAAAAATTTATTAAGAATGCTCAGAAATAAGGTCATTGATGAATATCTTAACAAAAAGGAATCATATAAGCGCATCTCATGCACAAATAAGATAAGTTCGCTATAGCTGCCAGCAAATTCACTAAAAACAATAAATTAGTTAAAGTGAATTAGCAATAAATATAGGGTTTAATGCGCCTGAGGTCGCCCTTAGGTAACTACCTGAGGTTAAGAGGATTTCTCATATTAATAGATGTGGGTATTATTTTAATTGCAGAAAGTTTTACAAATTTACAAAAAAACCCACACTGAGGTCAGCCTCAGGTGCTTTcccatatatatatttatataacaGACACCCACACAAAAAAATCTCGAAGAGAAAGATTTTGTCAAACCCAAAGTGGAACTTGCTGTCCACAGAGAAATTTCAAGGCATCTGGCATCCACTTTTATTTGCATGCATTCATGTTACAAAAACGTAACGAGtacttgaaatatccacaaaatTATTAATTATCTCGCAACAAATTAAACAGTCCCCATCTGTGTTATTAACTGTGATATGCTCACTGAAGCGCAAATGCCTCCTGGAGCATAAGCACAACGCAATACGCACGCTATTAGAATAAAAGCGCAACAATCGAAAAAGAATATCATAACAAAAAATTTAACATCTTACAAGCAAATTAATTGTCATAAAACAGGTTGATGATAACCAGATTCAAACTCAGACAAATATTTTAATGGTGACTAAATAAAGACAGAGAATCAACAAGATGCCCTATGTATTAGTTCGGTCTTCTCAATGACATAAATTACAGATCATCATTTTCAGGCTTATCATGAAGATTTTCGGAATCATCATCATATCCTGTTACCGTTCTCATTCAATCACCCGGCTTATATCGTTcgtgtgtatatatgtatgtattgtATGTCTTTATGGTTCGTGTCATATGTGTTTATCGGCTGACATAGGTTTTAGGGCTTTTTAATGACTTGTTTCTTTAATAAGACTAGATCAACAGCGCAGTCGATAAACAATAAAAAGAGTGCTTTCTAAATAATCACTGTTAATCTGTTTATACTACCACCAATGCAAGGATGGAAAGAACAAAAAAATTATCTGCTCATAAAGGTTATCAAAATCAGAAGAAACGTACCGTGCCATCCACAGAAGCAGAAACTAATCGCGTAGTCATCCATTGGCACATCGACAGATCAGTCACTTCTCCATCGTGGCTACCAACAAACTGGACCCCGTCTATCAATTTGTCAACAGGGCATTTCAGAGGTTCCTCTGCTGAAAGAATTTTACCTTTTCCAACCTTTGTAGTATCAATGCGCAAAACACTTTTCCCAATACCAACTACAAGAACTTCCTAAGAACAAGGAGAAATACGAGTTAAAAATTAAGAGCTAAAAAATTGTACAACTCAGAGATCATAAATCATAGCAGGTGTATTACATGAGCCATTTTACACTAAATCACTGATAGAATGTCTACCTGTTTATGGCAGTGCCAGCAAACCCGGGGATGAACAGAATCCCCTTCTCCTACAATCTGAATAGCCATAACTATCTTTCCTGTAATTTGTGATTTCTCTTCCTCACCTGGACCTTCTGTTATCTTCCATATATATACACGTCCATCAACACTTGCACTGCACAGAAATATGTTAGCATGGCTCAACAATAGAATTCTTAAAGAAATACATCTGAGTTATACCTAGCCAGCAGGTGAACATCTTCGGCAAAAAATGCCATGTCTGTGACCCTCTGAGTAAAGCAAAAAAACGAAGAAGAAAGTATTATTTAACGAAGAAACATACTGTTGGTGCAAAATAACCTGCATATAAGGATTCAAGGAGCTTCTTTCTATGTTAACTGACCAAGTACACGCAAGCAGAAATCATAAGAATGCAACGCTAGTTTGCTTGACGAAAAtgtaataaaaaatttaatattatgTGGATAAATACAATTATCATTCCTCCATACCATTGTCCCTCCTACATCATTGTCCCTTCTATTTTGTTCATAGTTTTCCATCCAATTCTTAGTTGACTCCATTCATTCAAACAAAACAGAGCATTACACCATTGAAAACTATTCAAGTACCttttttatttatcaaactaTAAACTTAATTTAAACAGTACACCTAGTAAACAGAATAATAATAATGAAAAGGCATGGAGCATTTATATTAATACTATATAAATTGGCATAAACAATGGCGCAAATCATTCAGAACCTTAGCATGTATATTGCCACAAATTCAAAACTATTCTGCGGCGCAACAAATAAAAACAAATAAGTGAATATTCCCATTAACTTTAAAATGAT is a genomic window containing:
- the LOC141713362 gene encoding enhancer of mRNA-decapping protein 4-like, which encodes MASPGNPNQQPNIFFNPNLQNPNLPSPPFSLPNSSYPPPSSASYPPPAGPYPYPTPPQTSPFQHFHLPPTANLHHQRSIPFPTPPLQPPNPNSNPNPNHGARLMALLSGPQAEIQQQQNYMIAPLQPTSSGGSDISMAQNLNLQLGQVVSNVGNTAAAIVQASPMRMQSSKLPKGRHLVSDHVVYDIDVRLMGEVQPQLEVTPITKYGSDPGLVVGRQIAVNKSYICYGLKLGAIRVLNINTALRSLLKGLAQRVTDMAFFAEDVHLLASASVDGRVYIWKITEGPGEEEKSQITGKIVMAIQIVGEGDSVHPRVCWHCHKQEVLVVGIGKSVLRIDTTKVGKGKILSAEEPLKCPVDKLIDGVQFVGSHDGEVTDLSMCQWMTTRLVSASVDGTIKVWEDRKSHPIAVLRPHDGLPVNSATFLTSPHRPDHIILITGGPLNREVKIWTSTSEEGWLLPSDTDSWQCTQTLELRSSAAPRAEDVFFNQVVALSQAGLLLLANAKKNAIYAVHLEYGPNPAATRMDYIAEFTVTMPILSFTGTSDLLPHGDQVVQVYCVQTQAIQQYALDLSQCLPPPLENVLDRSDSSVSRDVTSTAGLTHFEPSGSKPSETLFASPQARPTVHEISSQSVTPTARNPLTSPSAQVTTSHEVAMLSAESGPLSLPAVNSDSDIASVSSPPIPLSPRLSRKLSGFRSPSSNFEPGSQLSDFSGDQNIAEYSVDRQLDTVHRNFSDSTIDDPKKDVKKVLQEDTSTVLNHPIMFKHPTHLVTPSEILRATSSSETNYTEHKGEGEPNIQDAVVNNDPHNVEVEVKVVGESQFSQNEELASPGELHGFASDRREKSFYSQAADLGIEMARESHTLPLEAYVMEESRQVDGGRESDSMDQLLNNQEEVQDSLKDSSGKVVESSVPASASSSQTTKGKKQKTKNAQGSISISPSPSVSNSTDSYHEPAVSSSVPSVDAAFSQLQTMQETINQLLNMQKELQKQMSVMVAVPVNKEGRRVETALGKSMEKAVKANSDALWARFQEENAKQEKLLRERTQQILNLVTNSLTKDLPAVLEKLVKKEIAAVGPAVSRTLIPAIEKAVSTAIPEAFQRGVGDKAVNQLEKSVNSRLEATVARHIQAQFQTSGKQILQEALKSSLETSVVPSFEVSCKAMFEQVDTTFQRGMAEHTSAAQHQFESSHSPLALALREIINSASSVTQTLSTELVDGQRKLLALAVAGASANSANPLVRQQSNGAIGGLRGEIEGTLDPTRELLGLVSEQKYEDAFTVALQRSDVSIVSWLCSQVDLSKILSMKTLPLSQGVLLSLLQQLACDISNDTSRKLVWMKDVAMVINPGDVMIAQHVKPIFNQVYQILSHQMNLPTTPPNELSSIRLVMHIINSLLVTCSK